A portion of the Pseudomonadota bacterium genome contains these proteins:
- a CDS encoding 4Fe-4S binding protein, with translation MYVITDECVSCGTCEEECPEDAIYEGDDIYVIDQEKCVECGSCVEVCPSDAIVEK, from the coding sequence ATGTATGTAATTACCGATGAATGTGTATCCTGTGGCACCTGTGAGGAAGAATGTCCTGAAGACGCCATCTATGAAGGTGATGATATTTATGTAATCGATCAGGAGAAATGCGTTGAATGTGGTTCTTGTGTCGAAGTTTGCCCAAGTGATGCCATCGTCGAAAAGTAA
- a CDS encoding STAS/SEC14 domain-containing protein — protein sequence MTQQIPMEADHVIGVKVSGKIERWDMDAMIEVMKKMFAEHERISIYVEVESFGWISLPALVDDLKFALPNFKKFARKAVVSRIKWMEKWTDVADHFFPSIEVKHFLPEQKAAALKWIQEY from the coding sequence ATGACGCAACAAATACCCATGGAAGCGGATCATGTTATTGGGGTCAAAGTATCCGGGAAAATTGAACGCTGGGATATGGACGCCATGATTGAAGTTATGAAAAAAATGTTTGCTGAGCATGAGCGAATCAGCATTTATGTAGAGGTAGAATCATTTGGTTGGATTTCGCTGCCGGCCCTGGTTGATGACCTGAAATTTGCCCTGCCGAATTTTAAGAAATTCGCCAGAAAGGCGGTGGTGTCCAGGATTAAATGGATGGAAAAATGGACTGATGTAGCGGATCATTTTTTCCCCAGCATAGAAGTGAAACATTTTCTTCCCGAACAAAAGGCTGCTGCTTTGAAATGGATTCAGGAATACTGA
- the pyrH gene encoding UMP kinase, whose protein sequence is MSKGTFPYQRVLLKLSGEALMGERTYGIDEATIRSFAEEIRDVHDLGIEIAIVIGAGNIFRGVPAASSGMDRVAADYMGMLATVINGLALQDALEQLGVYTRVLSAISMQEVAEPYIRRRAVRHLEKGRVVIFVAGTGNPYFTTDTAASLRAMEIQADIIIKATKVDGVYDRDPLKYDDAVKYDELTYLHVLQKGLKVMDATAISLCMDNHLPILVFSLTKKGNIKKAVCGESIGTFVGRG, encoded by the coding sequence ATGTCAAAAGGAACATTTCCCTATCAGCGGGTTTTGCTGAAGTTAAGTGGTGAAGCCTTGATGGGGGAAAGGACATATGGTATTGATGAAGCGACAATCCGTTCTTTTGCTGAAGAAATCCGCGATGTCCATGATCTGGGAATAGAAATTGCGATTGTAATCGGTGCCGGGAATATTTTTCGTGGAGTTCCGGCAGCATCTTCCGGCATGGATAGGGTGGCAGCGGATTACATGGGTATGCTGGCCACGGTTATCAATGGCCTGGCCCTTCAGGATGCATTGGAGCAGCTTGGTGTCTACACCCGGGTATTAAGTGCCATTTCCATGCAGGAGGTTGCTGAGCCGTATATTCGCCGTCGGGCGGTACGCCACTTGGAGAAGGGGCGAGTTGTTATTTTCGTTGCCGGTACCGGCAATCCTTATTTTACCACGGATACGGCGGCTTCTTTGCGGGCCATGGAAATTCAGGCTGATATTATTATCAAGGCGACCAAGGTGGATGGTGTTTATGATCGTGATCCGCTGAAATATGACGATGCGGTCAAGTACGATGAACTTACCTATCTCCATGTGCTCCAGAAGGGTTTGAAAGTTATGGATGCCACGGCTATTTCTCTTTGTATGGATAACCACCTGCCGATTCTGGTGTTCAGCCTTACCAAGAAAGGTAATATCAAAAAAGCTGTCTGTGGTGAATCGATCGGCACATTTGTAGGAAGGGGATAA
- the frr gene encoding ribosome recycling factor: protein MAEVLEEGRESMQKAVEALKRDLGRVRTGRASLSLLDGVKVDYYGVPTPLNQVASLSVPESRMIVIQPWDNNMLGEIDKAINKSDLGVNPTNDGKQIRLVMPRPTEERRRELVKVVKKTGESSKIGVRSCRRDCIDMLKTMEKDKEITEDENKKGQDEVQKLTDEFVGKIDGIIELKEQEVMEI, encoded by the coding sequence ATTGCAGAGGTGCTGGAAGAAGGCCGGGAAAGCATGCAGAAAGCCGTTGAGGCTCTGAAGCGGGATCTGGGTCGAGTACGAACCGGCAGGGCATCACTTTCGCTGCTTGATGGGGTCAAAGTCGATTATTATGGTGTGCCAACACCCCTCAATCAGGTAGCATCACTTTCCGTCCCGGAAAGCCGCATGATTGTTATTCAACCCTGGGATAATAACATGCTGGGCGAGATTGATAAGGCCATTAATAAATCAGACCTGGGGGTAAATCCCACCAATGATGGCAAGCAGATTCGATTGGTTATGCCGCGCCCCACTGAAGAGCGCCGCCGGGAGTTGGTTAAGGTAGTGAAAAAAACTGGGGAGAGCTCGAAAATAGGAGTCCGCTCCTGTCGTCGTGATTGTATCGATATGCTGAAGACGATGGAAAAAGATAAAGAAATTACCGAGGATGAAAATAAGAAAGGTCAGGATGAAGTCCAGAAACTGACCGATGAATTTGTTGGCAAAATTGATGGAATTATTGAGCTTAAAGAACAGGAAGTAATGGAAATTTAG
- the amrA gene encoding AmmeMemoRadiSam system protein A — translation MEKRKEHQVGVDLGLTEAEKSFLRQLAMAEITARFQETKPLPEAPPGGHLEEKRGAFVTLTKHGALRGCIGHIQGNLPLVETIREMAPAAAFSDPRFPPVSKAELDELELEISVLTPLHLVKDIKEIEVGVHGLYLESQGYAGLLLPQVATEYGWSREEFLDHTCMKAGLSSKCWQQSETRVYIFSADIF, via the coding sequence ATGGAGAAAAGGAAGGAACACCAAGTAGGCGTTGATCTGGGGTTGACCGAAGCGGAAAAAAGCTTTCTTCGCCAGCTGGCGATGGCGGAAATTACGGCCAGATTTCAGGAAACCAAGCCCTTACCTGAGGCTCCGCCAGGTGGTCACCTGGAAGAAAAACGGGGAGCTTTTGTTACTTTGACAAAACATGGGGCGTTAAGGGGTTGTATCGGTCATATCCAGGGGAACCTGCCCCTGGTTGAAACCATCAGGGAAATGGCACCGGCAGCAGCTTTTAGCGATCCCCGTTTCCCCCCGGTTAGTAAAGCTGAGCTTGATGAGTTGGAACTGGAGATATCAGTTCTGACTCCCTTGCATCTCGTCAAAGATATTAAAGAGATTGAAGTCGGTGTTCATGGGTTGTACCTTGAAAGTCAGGGTTATGCCGGCCTGTTACTTCCCCAGGTGGCAACTGAATATGGTTGGAGTCGGGAGGAATTCCTTGACCATACCTGCATGAAGGCCGGTTTGTCGAGCAAATGCTGGCAGCAGTCGGAAACACGGGTATATATTTTTTCAGCCGATATTTTTTAA
- the tsf gene encoding translation elongation factor Ts produces the protein MAEITAVMVKELREKTGAGIMDCKKALKEKDGVLDDAVDFLREKGLAAASKKSGRITSEGLVGSYIHAGGKIGVMVEINCETDFVARTDDFQAFVKDICMQVAAANPLGITRDDVPADDVEKEKQIFRVQALESGKPEKIVDKIVTGRIEKFYAENCLMEQKFVKNPDITIEELVKEMIAKTGENIIIRRFSRYLLGEGLEKRSCDLAQEVADQLK, from the coding sequence ATGGCAGAAATAACTGCTGTAATGGTGAAAGAGCTGCGGGAGAAAACCGGGGCCGGGATTATGGATTGCAAAAAAGCCCTCAAGGAGAAAGATGGTGTGCTTGATGATGCCGTTGACTTTTTGCGGGAAAAAGGTTTGGCCGCGGCATCCAAGAAGAGTGGCAGAATAACTTCAGAAGGACTTGTAGGTTCCTATATTCACGCCGGTGGAAAAATAGGCGTTATGGTTGAAATTAATTGTGAAACGGATTTTGTTGCCCGCACTGATGATTTTCAGGCTTTTGTCAAGGATATCTGCATGCAGGTTGCGGCTGCCAATCCGCTGGGTATCACCCGTGATGATGTGCCTGCCGATGATGTAGAAAAAGAAAAACAGATTTTTCGAGTTCAGGCCCTGGAAAGTGGAAAGCCTGAAAAGATTGTCGATAAGATCGTCACCGGCAGGATAGAGAAATTTTATGCGGAAAACTGCCTTATGGAGCAGAAATTCGTTAAAAATCCTGATATAACCATAGAAGAGCTGGTTAAAGAGATGATTGCCAAAACCGGTGAAAATATCATTATCAGGAGATTCAGCCGTTATCTGCTGGGTGAAGGGCTGGAAAAAAGGAGTTGTGACCTGGCCCAGGAAGTGGCGGATCAGCTGAAATAG
- the amrB gene encoding AmmeMemoRadiSam system protein B: MHENIDRVPAVAGTFYPSEPKVLRDDIDSYLDSAAGIDKVPGAVIGLISPHAGYMYSGRVAAAAYCQLSRADYDYVLVISPSHHTYFQGASLYSSGDYQTPLGVIPLAGDIVQKLLSEYSVFHYVDQAHRQEHALEVQLPFLQVVLSKFALIPVVMGSQDWETASMMVEALGTVLFGKRVLLVASSDLSHYHSYDEAVSLDSNILEAVNNNDSRALWNVVAGGKAEACGAGPMVAVMMLAAKLGATGARVVAYQNSGDVTGDRGQVVGYMAAAIYK; encoded by the coding sequence ATGCACGAAAATATAGACAGGGTGCCGGCGGTTGCCGGAACATTTTATCCGTCTGAGCCGAAGGTTCTGCGAGATGATATCGATAGTTATTTAGATAGTGCTGCCGGGATTGACAAGGTTCCCGGCGCCGTTATTGGTCTCATAAGTCCCCATGCGGGGTATATGTATTCAGGCAGGGTTGCGGCGGCGGCCTATTGCCAGCTGTCAAGGGCCGATTATGATTATGTCCTGGTTATTTCGCCAAGCCACCATACCTATTTCCAGGGTGCCTCACTGTATTCTTCCGGTGATTATCAGACCCCGCTGGGCGTTATTCCCCTGGCGGGAGATATTGTCCAGAAGTTATTGAGTGAATACAGTGTTTTCCATTATGTTGACCAGGCTCATCGCCAGGAACACGCCCTGGAGGTCCAGTTACCGTTTTTACAGGTTGTTCTGTCGAAGTTTGCTTTAATCCCGGTGGTGATGGGTTCCCAGGATTGGGAGACTGCTTCCATGATGGTAGAGGCTTTGGGAACCGTACTGTTTGGGAAGCGGGTGTTGCTGGTGGCCAGCTCTGACCTTTCTCATTATCACTCCTATGATGAAGCCGTGAGCCTGGATAGTAATATTCTGGAGGCGGTAAACAATAATGATTCACGGGCACTCTGGAATGTTGTTGCTGGCGGCAAAGCTGAAGCCTGTGGTGCCGGGCCGATGGTGGCGGTCATGATGCTGGCGGCAAAGCTTGGTGCCACCGGTGCCCGGGTGGTTGCTTATCAGAATTCCGGTGATGTGACCGGGGATCGTGGCCAGGTGGTGGGGTATATGGCGGCGGCCATATATAAATAA